The DNA region CGGCCTGCGGCGAAGACGCCGGTCCGTCGGATTCCGTCGTCGCGCGCGCCGTCGCGTCCAACAAGCTCACCATCGGCATCCGCTTCGACCAGCCGGGACTTTCCCGGAGGACGATGGACGGCCGGTACGTCGGCTTCGACGTCGACGTGGCGAAGTACGTCGCGAGCGAACTGGGGGTCGACGAGGATCACATCACCTGGCACGACAGCAGGCCGTCGTCCCGCGAGACGGACATCACCTCGGGCATCACGGATCTGATGGTGGCGACCTACTCCATCACCGAAAAGCGCAAACAGGTCGTCGGCTTCGCCGGGCCGTACTTCGACACCGGCCAGGATCTCCTCGTCCGGCTCCGGTCGACCGACATCACCGGTCCCGAGAACCTCAACGGCCGCAAGCTGTGCGCCGTGGGCGGCACCACCTCCGCCGAGCAGGTGCGCGACAAGTTCGCCCAGGCCGTGCAGCTCGTCGAGTACCCGCGCTATCAGGACTGCGTCACCGCCCTGCTCGCCGGGCAGGTGGACGCGGTGACCACCGACGACGTCATCCTCGCCGGATACGTGGCGCAGAACCCGGAGCTGCTGAGGGTCGTCGGCAAACCGTTCTCGAAGGAGAAGTACGGCATCGGCCTGCGCAAGGAAGACACCGAGGGCCGGGCGGCGGTGGCCAAGGCGATCCAGAAGATGATCTCGTCCGGGGAGTGGCTCGAATCGCTGAACCGCAACATCGGCCCGTCCGGCTACCGGATCCCGCCTCCTCCTCAGGTCACCGAGAAGTGACCCTTCCCGATCTGCCGGTTCGCGCCGTCCTGCCCGAACTCGAAGCCGCGCTGGACGCCCATGGCACCGCGGTCCTCGTCGCGCCCCCGGGAACCGGCAAGACCACCCTGGTGCCGCTCGCGCTGGACAACGGCGAAGGCCGGGTGATCGTCGCCGAACCGAGGCGGCTCGCCGCCCGGGCCGCGGCGGCGAGGATGGCCTCCCTGCTCGGCGAACGGGTCGGCGAGACGGTCGGCTATTCGGTCCGCGGAGATCGGAAGGTGTCCTCTTCGACGCGGATCGAAGTGGTCACGTCGGGTTTGCTGGTCCGGCGGGTGCAGGCCGATCCCGAACTCGCCGGGGTGTCGACCGTCCTGCTCGACGAATGCCACGAACGCCATCTCGACGCGGATCTCTTGCTCGCGCTCCTGCTGGACGTACGCGGCGGCCTGCGGGAAGACCTGCGCCTGCTCGCGACGTCCGCCACGGTGGCTTCCGGACGGCTGGCGGCCCTGCTCGGCGACGCGCCGGTGATCACCGCGCACGCGAGGACCTATCCGGTCGACGTCTCGTACTCCCCGCCCGCGCGCGGCGAACGGACAGAGGCGACCGTCGCCAGGGTGATCCGCAAAGCACTGTCCGAAGGGGACGGTGATGTGCTCGCCTTCCTGCCCGGCGCCGGTGAGATCGCCAGGGTGAGCGGGCTTCTCAACGGCCTCGACGCCGACGTGCTGCCCTTGCACGGACGGCTTTCGGCGGCGAGCCAGGACGACGCGCTGCGCCCGCGCGACCGTCGCAGGGTGGTGCTCTCGACCTCGGTGGCCGAGTCGAGCCTGACCGTGCCGGGCGTGCGCGCGGTGGTGGACTGCGGGCTTTCGCGTGTTCCCCGCGTCGATCACCGGCGCGGCCTCCCCGGGCTGGCGACAGTCCGCGTTTCGGCCGCGGTCGCCGAACAGCGCGCCGGCCGCGCCGGACGTGAGGCGCCGGGGCGCGCGTACCGGTGCTGGGCCGCGCACGAGCAGGGGTCGCTGCCCGCCTATCCCGAACCCGAGATCCGGACGGCGGAACTGGCGCGGTTCGCCCTCGAACTCGCCTGCTGGTCCACTCCGGACGGTTCCGGCCTCGCCTGGTGGGACCCGCCCGGCGAAGGCGCGCTGGCCGCCGGACGCGCGTTGCTGACCACACTCGGAGCGACCGATGAGGACGGCACGGTCACCGAACGCGGGCGGAAGATGGCCACGCTGGGTCTGCATCCGCGGCTGGCGAGGGCGTTGCTGGACGGCGCGGCGCGGACCAACGCGCGTTCGGCCGCCGAAGTCGTCGCGCTGCTGGACAGCGGCGGCACGCTGACCGACCTCGAAGCCGAGCTGCGCCGAGTACGCGGTGACGAGCGCTGGAAGCGCGACGTTCGGCGGCTTTCCCAGCTCGTGCCTGACGGCGGCAACGCGTCCGATCCTGCGTTGGTGGTGGCACTCGCGCATCCCGAGCGGCTCGCGCGGCGGCGTGCCACGGGGACGCCGGTGTATCTGATGGCCGGCGGCACGGCGGCCGAACTCCCGCGAGGCAGCGGGCTGGCCGACGTCGAATGGCTGGCCGTGGCCGAAGCCACCCGCGATCCCGGCCGCGCACAGGGCATCATCCGGCTGGCGGCGCCCGCCGACGAGGAACTCGCCGTGCGCGCGGCCCCGAATCTGATGTCCTCAGTGGACGAAGTGCATTGGTCTTCGGGCGACGTCGTCGCGCGATCGGTGCGGCGGCTCGGGGCGATCGTGCTTTCGGAGAAGCCGTTGCGTTCGCCCGCGCCGGACGCGATCCGCGCCGCGCTGCTGGACGGTTTGCGCTCCGAAGGGCTCAGCCTGCTGCGCTGGCCGGAGGAGGGAAAGCGACTGCGCGAACGACTGTCCTTCCTGCACCGGGTGCTGGGCCCACCTTGGCCCGCGGTCTCCGACCCGGAACTCCTGTCCACTTTGGACAGCTGGCTCGATCTCGGCTCGGCACGCCGCCGATCGGATCTGGCATCGCTGGACGCAGGCGCCGCGCTGCGCGGATTGCTGCCCTGGCCCGAAGCGTCCCGTTTGGACGAGCTGGCGCCGGATCGGCTGGAGGTGCCGTCGGGCTCCCGGATCCGGGTCGACTATTCGGGCGAACAGCCGGTGCTGGCCGTGAAACTGCAGGAGACCTTCGGCTGGCTCGCGACGCCGGAGCTGGCGGGCATCCCCGTGGTGCTGCACCTGCTCTCCCCCGCCGGACGGCCCGCCGCCGTCACCGCCGACCTGGAATCGTTCTGGCGCAACGGTTACGCCGCCGTACGCGCCGACCTTCGCGGACGCTACCCGAAACACCCGTGGCCGGAGGACCCACTGACCGCCGCGCCCACCCGGCGCACTTCACGGCGCGCGTCCTCGTGAGTGGCAAGGACGGTTAGAACCGTCC from Amycolatopsis sp. EV170708-02-1 includes:
- the hrpB gene encoding ATP-dependent helicase HrpB; the protein is MTLPDLPVRAVLPELEAALDAHGTAVLVAPPGTGKTTLVPLALDNGEGRVIVAEPRRLAARAAAARMASLLGERVGETVGYSVRGDRKVSSSTRIEVVTSGLLVRRVQADPELAGVSTVLLDECHERHLDADLLLALLLDVRGGLREDLRLLATSATVASGRLAALLGDAPVITAHARTYPVDVSYSPPARGERTEATVARVIRKALSEGDGDVLAFLPGAGEIARVSGLLNGLDADVLPLHGRLSAASQDDALRPRDRRRVVLSTSVAESSLTVPGVRAVVDCGLSRVPRVDHRRGLPGLATVRVSAAVAEQRAGRAGREAPGRAYRCWAAHEQGSLPAYPEPEIRTAELARFALELACWSTPDGSGLAWWDPPGEGALAAGRALLTTLGATDEDGTVTERGRKMATLGLHPRLARALLDGAARTNARSAAEVVALLDSGGTLTDLEAELRRVRGDERWKRDVRRLSQLVPDGGNASDPALVVALAHPERLARRRATGTPVYLMAGGTAAELPRGSGLADVEWLAVAEATRDPGRAQGIIRLAAPADEELAVRAAPNLMSSVDEVHWSSGDVVARSVRRLGAIVLSEKPLRSPAPDAIRAALLDGLRSEGLSLLRWPEEGKRLRERLSFLHRVLGPPWPAVSDPELLSTLDSWLDLGSARRRSDLASLDAGAALRGLLPWPEASRLDELAPDRLEVPSGSRIRVDYSGEQPVLAVKLQETFGWLATPELAGIPVVLHLLSPAGRPAAVTADLESFWRNGYAAVRADLRGRYPKHPWPEDPLTAAPTRRTSRRASS
- a CDS encoding glutamate ABC transporter substrate-binding protein, giving the protein MRGRALLVACLMLVTAAACGEDAGPSDSVVARAVASNKLTIGIRFDQPGLSRRTMDGRYVGFDVDVAKYVASELGVDEDHITWHDSRPSSRETDITSGITDLMVATYSITEKRKQVVGFAGPYFDTGQDLLVRLRSTDITGPENLNGRKLCAVGGTTSAEQVRDKFAQAVQLVEYPRYQDCVTALLAGQVDAVTTDDVILAGYVAQNPELLRVVGKPFSKEKYGIGLRKEDTEGRAAVAKAIQKMISSGEWLESLNRNIGPSGYRIPPPPQVTEK